The Polluticoccus soli sequence TGGGTATCCTTGTGGTGAGCATCATACTATGGTATGGAGGTAAGCTGATATTTGCAGGAGATTCTGCTTTGACAGGCCCTGCCTTCGTTGCCTATATTGGTTTGTTCTACCAGATCATCAATCCACTAAAGAATCTTTCTACAGCACTATATAATGTTCAAAAAGGCGCTGCTGCGCTCGACAGGATAGAATACTTCCTCGGTGCCGAGAATACAGTAAAGGAATTGCCCAACGCAAAGCCTATCAAAAACTTTGAGCGTGCTATCGAGTTCAGGAATGTACACTTCAGTTATGGCAACAAAAAGATACTGAATGGCATCGACCTGACGATTGAAAAAGGAAAGATGATAGCCCTGGTAGGCGCGTCGGGTGCAGGTAAATCTACCTTGGTAGACCTGATACCGCGTTTCCATGATGTATCTGCTGGTGAGATACTGATAGACGGTGTGAACATAAAAGATTTCAAATTGTACGAGCTGCGCAGGCTCATGGGCGTAGTAAGCCAGGAGCCTATTCTTTTCAACGATACTATTTACAATAACATTACTCTGGGCACCGGTGGCGTGACGCCACAACAGGTAGAAGAAGCTGCACGCATCGCACATGCACACAATTTCATCACAGCGAAAGCCAGCGGTTATGAGACCATAGTGGGCGACCGAGGTGCCAAACTCAGTGGCGGTGAACGTCAGCGTACCACCATCGCTAGGGCCGTATTAAAAAATCCACCGATCCTGATCCTTGACGAGGCAACGTCGTCGCTGGATACCGAAAGCGAGCGCATTGTTCAGGATGCCATTAACAAGCTGATGGAGAACCGTACCTGCATAGTTATTGCACACAGGCTTTCTACCGTTCAGCACGCCGACGAGATCATCGTCCTGGAGCGTGGAGAAGTAGTGGAAAGGGGCAGCCACAGCGAACTTATAAGCAAAAACGGGGTATATAAAAAACTCGTGGAACTGCAGCAGGTCAAATAGTTACGGTATATTTGCATTAATAATAACTGTGCATGAGCAAGATCCTTGTTACCGGAGGCTGCGGATATATTGGGGGGCATACCATTGTTGACCTTATCGCAAACGGATTCGAAGTAATTTCTGTCGATGATCTTTCGAAAGGTTCGCTGGTGATGTTGGGCGGTGTTGAGCGTGTGGTAGGCCGACCGGTAAAGAATTACAGGGTCAACCTCTGCAACCTTGATGATACCGAAACTATCTTCATTGAGAACCCGGATATTGTAGGCATCGTTCATTTTGCGGCGTACAAATCGGTGCCTGAATCTGTACAGCAACCACTCAGGTATTTCGAGAA is a genomic window containing:
- a CDS encoding ABC transporter ATP-binding protein, with protein sequence MKNLSKMLRYLGDYKGQIALYFITILLSVVFALFSFGMLWPVLQVLFVGEQVVNAPNSIVGKVTTYVNKVILDHDKLTALTYAVIIVVAFTILKNLFIYLSLRILNPIRNSILRRLRNEMFTKALSLPIGFFTEERKGDLMSRMTNDITEVEISVMSVLETIIREPLTVILTITSMLLISPQLTLFMFIFLPIAGVVIGRIGKSLKKPSNMAQERLGEMLGVIDETLVGMRVVKAFNAEKHQHLKFTQINNTLMRLRNTISAKRELASPLSETMGILVVSIILWYGGKLIFAGDSALTGPAFVAYIGLFYQIINPLKNLSTALYNVQKGAAALDRIEYFLGAENTVKELPNAKPIKNFERAIEFRNVHFSYGNKKILNGIDLTIEKGKMIALVGASGAGKSTLVDLIPRFHDVSAGEILIDGVNIKDFKLYELRRLMGVVSQEPILFNDTIYNNITLGTGGVTPQQVEEAARIAHAHNFITAKASGYETIVGDRGAKLSGGERQRTTIARAVLKNPPILILDEATSSLDTESERIVQDAINKLMENRTCIVIAHRLSTVQHADEIIVLERGEVVERGSHSELISKNGVYKKLVELQQVK